One part of the Sorangiineae bacterium MSr11954 genome encodes these proteins:
- a CDS encoding 3',5'-cyclic-nucleotide phosphodiesterase: MDLRVIGCHGGETPHHRTSAFLLDERVAIDAGSLTSGMDLPAQCRLEAVLVSHAHLDHIRDLATIADNRAQNGCEPLLVCGIKPTIELLRKHFFNGKLWPDFTKIPEATKPTIAYRVLKPEVPTDVVGLTVRAILVSHTIDCSAFVIAGRDGSIAYSGDTGPTQRFWEVLNEVPDLRALLMEVSFPNSQQTLATVSGHHTPQTLGPELLKYKNSKDLATLLYHMKPTFQGEVERECAKLKGLNLTVLNLGDQFIL; encoded by the coding sequence ATGGACTTACGCGTCATCGGTTGCCACGGAGGCGAGACGCCGCACCACCGCACGAGCGCCTTCTTGCTCGATGAGCGGGTCGCCATCGACGCCGGATCGCTCACGAGCGGCATGGATCTCCCGGCGCAGTGCCGTCTCGAGGCCGTGCTCGTCAGCCACGCCCACCTCGATCACATCCGCGATTTGGCCACGATCGCCGACAACCGCGCGCAGAACGGCTGTGAGCCCCTGCTCGTCTGCGGCATCAAACCGACCATCGAGCTTTTGCGGAAGCACTTCTTCAACGGAAAACTTTGGCCCGATTTCACCAAGATCCCCGAGGCTACCAAGCCCACGATCGCGTATCGGGTGCTCAAGCCCGAGGTGCCCACCGACGTGGTCGGCCTCACCGTGCGCGCCATCTTGGTGAGCCACACCATCGACTGCAGCGCCTTCGTCATCGCGGGCCGCGATGGCTCCATCGCCTACAGCGGCGATACGGGGCCGACCCAGCGGTTTTGGGAGGTGCTCAACGAGGTGCCCGACTTGCGAGCCCTGCTGATGGAGGTGAGCTTTCCCAATTCCCAGCAAACGCTCGCGACCGTCAGCGGTCACCACACGCCCCAGACCCTGGGCCCGGAGCTTTTGAAGTATAAAAACTCAAAAGATCTCGCAACGTTGCTCTATCACATGAAACCTACTTTCCAGGGTGAAGTGGAGCGTGAGTGCGCCAAGCTCAAAGGCTTGAACCTCACGGTCCTCAACCTGGGCGACCAGTTCATTCTCTGA